From a single Marmota flaviventris isolate mMarFla1 chromosome 5 unlocalized genomic scaffold, mMarFla1.hap1 SUPER_5_unloc_1, whole genome shotgun sequence genomic region:
- the LOC139703628 gene encoding cilia- and flagella-associated protein 144-like, whose amino-acid sequence MAGHQRERVIQDEVHQNQFLREQYLQELRMQKLYTEYHVNPRRKVHTITKKPMSWHDNWEEPEDVRFLNLVHHAAQRPRKKYPETQTESQIGWEAEPLVSPERQDHRLNHFRVYKDITLYKAKLWLLGEKDHRK is encoded by the exons ATGGCTGGACACCAGAGGGAGAGGGTGATCCAGGACGAGGTTCATCAGAACCAGTTCCTACGGGAACAGTACCTGCAAGAGCTGCGCATGCAGAAGCTGTACACGGAGTACCACGTGAATCCCCGGCGCAAGG TTCACACAATCACCAAGAAGCCCATGTCGTGGCATGATAACTGGGAGGAACCTGAAGATG TCAGGTTTCTGAATCTCGTTCACCATGCTGCTCAGAGACCCCGGAAGAAGTACCCAGAGACACAGACGGAAAGTCAGATCGGCTGGGAGGCAGAACCTTTG GTCAGCCCGGAGCGCCAGGACCACAGGCTGAACCACTTCAGGGTCTACAAGGACATCACTCTGTACAAGGCCAAACTGTGGCTCCTGGGGGAGAAGGACCACCGCAAGTAG